In Thermococcus thioreducens, a genomic segment contains:
- a CDS encoding TRAP transporter permease, with translation MGENLEAIEKKIKLETTRTLPKTLDRVLNSASILIGIFEILFIFNFMFLLYSIFSKLGIEVGFLKLDFQDQQVMAFVLGMIFVIAFLRYPIRKKEKYLSKVQWFDYLIILLGLAAAFYKFWRWPTYMVYYDVNQTDVIFGILAIILVLEATRKAIGWILPTIVVIFLLYGIRDAGYNWTRIVQYLYLDQGIFGIPYYVMTIYVFAFVFFGAFLLKIGVSDYITEFMISLFGTRPGGPAKAAVISSGLMGTVSGSSVANVLTTGTFTIPLMKKAGYPPEIAGAVEPVASTGGQLMPPVMGAAAFIMAQFLGVPYNKLIIAAVLPALIYYIGVYLFIDLETKRLGLKGMPREHFKPLSYFLKKIYILLPIVVITVALVWGIAPHIAAVSSLGIAIWVAWISKDEIPGHEHFYVAIALITTILMFTSRQYATPVGAVLLILAALLVAAALFTDKAEFNEKFYISILFILMAVLGKLLYMRKEEILLMSGTFGIIFSLVVGYRSGTEGGRKMYSATYESMIDAGKTSTTVMLAAASAGLIQGVLTMTGLVTSLGYKLVDLAGGNLLLLLIMAMIFSLILGMGVPTTANYVITSLVAAPAVYTAVAGNPIYDASVPGYSTAIALLAAHFFVFYFGILADLTPPVALAAYAGSALAGGDFWKTAINSVKYALAGYIGPYIYFTHPEMFLITVQEWTPEIALRVLYYLLATILIMYMMAIAITGHFKSLSVPVVLRAAIVVTGLIAASLHFIPVGIELAFLLGLMLYEKRIRTS, from the coding sequence ATGGGAGAGAACCTTGAGGCCATAGAGAAAAAGATAAAACTTGAGACGACTAGGACACTCCCCAAAACCTTGGATAGGGTTCTCAACTCTGCCTCGATACTCATAGGCATTTTTGAGATACTGTTTATCTTCAATTTCATGTTCCTTCTGTACTCCATATTCAGCAAACTGGGAATTGAAGTAGGGTTCCTGAAGCTCGACTTCCAGGATCAGCAGGTAATGGCCTTCGTGCTGGGAATGATATTTGTCATAGCTTTCCTGAGGTACCCTATCCGGAAAAAGGAAAAGTACCTGTCCAAGGTTCAATGGTTTGACTACCTGATAATCCTGTTGGGTCTGGCAGCTGCGTTTTACAAGTTCTGGCGCTGGCCCACGTACATGGTGTACTACGATGTGAATCAGACGGACGTTATCTTTGGAATACTGGCAATAATACTCGTCCTTGAGGCCACAAGGAAGGCCATAGGCTGGATTCTTCCCACGATTGTGGTTATCTTCCTGCTCTATGGTATCAGAGACGCCGGCTACAACTGGACGAGGATAGTCCAGTACCTGTACCTCGACCAAGGAATTTTCGGAATTCCCTACTATGTCATGACGATATACGTATTTGCCTTCGTTTTCTTCGGGGCGTTCCTCCTGAAGATAGGGGTCAGCGATTACATCACGGAGTTCATGATAAGTCTCTTTGGGACTAGGCCGGGAGGGCCGGCCAAAGCCGCTGTGATTTCAAGCGGGCTCATGGGTACCGTCAGCGGCTCCAGTGTCGCCAACGTCCTGACAACGGGCACTTTCACAATACCCCTGATGAAAAAGGCAGGCTATCCTCCTGAAATAGCAGGTGCCGTTGAACCGGTCGCTTCGACCGGCGGCCAGCTGATGCCCCCTGTTATGGGTGCCGCTGCATTTATCATGGCGCAGTTCCTCGGCGTCCCCTACAACAAGCTCATCATAGCCGCGGTCCTGCCGGCTCTGATATACTACATAGGCGTCTACCTCTTCATAGACCTTGAGACCAAGAGGCTCGGCCTGAAGGGGATGCCCAGGGAGCACTTTAAGCCCCTGAGTTACTTCCTGAAGAAAATCTACATCCTGCTCCCGATAGTCGTCATTACGGTGGCGCTTGTCTGGGGAATTGCACCGCACATCGCGGCTGTGTCCTCCCTTGGAATTGCTATCTGGGTCGCTTGGATATCAAAGGACGAGATACCGGGACATGAACACTTCTATGTGGCAATAGCGCTCATAACGACCATTCTTATGTTCACCAGCAGGCAGTATGCCACCCCGGTTGGGGCAGTGCTCCTGATACTCGCTGCTCTTCTGGTAGCGGCAGCGCTCTTCACTGATAAAGCCGAGTTCAATGAGAAGTTCTACATAAGCATCCTCTTCATACTGATGGCGGTTCTCGGAAAGCTGCTCTACATGAGGAAAGAGGAGATACTTCTGATGAGCGGTACCTTCGGAATAATATTCTCCCTCGTTGTGGGCTATAGGTCGGGAACAGAGGGCGGCAGGAAGATGTACTCAGCCACGTATGAGTCCATGATAGACGCGGGCAAGACCAGTACTACCGTGATGCTCGCCGCTGCCAGTGCAGGCCTTATACAGGGAGTCCTCACGATGACCGGCTTGGTCACGTCCCTTGGCTACAAGCTCGTTGACCTCGCCGGCGGAAACCTGCTCCTGCTCCTGATAATGGCAATGATATTCAGCCTCATCCTGGGTATGGGTGTCCCAACGACGGCGAACTACGTTATAACCTCCCTTGTGGCGGCCCCAGCTGTTTACACTGCAGTCGCAGGCAACCCTATCTACGACGCCTCCGTGCCGGGATACAGCACTGCCATAGCACTCCTCGCGGCACACTTCTTTGTGTTCTACTTTGGAATACTCGCAGACCTAACACCTCCTGTGGCACTGGCTGCATATGCAGGTTCAGCGTTAGCTGGTGGAGACTTCTGGAAGACCGCTATAAACTCGGTTAAATATGCACTGGCAGGGTACATCGGGCCGTACATCTACTTCACACACCCAGAGATGTTCCTCATAACCGTGCAGGAATGGACCCCCGAGATCGCTCTGAGGGTTCTCTACTATCTGCTGGCAACAATACTGATAATGTACATGATGGCAATAGCGATTACAGGCCACTTCAAGTCTCTCAGTGTCCCAGTAGTCCTCAGAGCTGCCATAGTGGTCACTGGCCTTATTGCCGCGTCACTGCACTTTATACCCGTAGGCATCGAGCTGGCCTTCCTTCTTGGCTTGATGCTCTATGAGAAGAGAATCAGGACATCCTGA
- a CDS encoding class III signal peptide-containing protein, with protein sequence MRRAQAAIEYLFMVAAALLIVLTVVRILGRLSKSIAERNEMTSKEIVNTLNQLLGGGDNSTSINMG encoded by the coding sequence ATGAGGCGGGCCCAGGCTGCCATCGAGTACCTATTTATGGTGGCCGCTGCTCTGCTTATAGTACTCACAGTCGTCCGGATACTTGGGAGACTCTCAAAATCAATAGCCGAACGGAACGAGATGACCTCCAAGGAAATCGTGAATACCCTAAACCAACTACTCGGTGGTGGAGACAACAGTACGTCAATAAATATGGGATAA
- a CDS encoding geranylgeranyl reductase family protein, giving the protein MKYDVVVVGAGIAGPIVARNVAKAGFSVLLIDKKPAIGTPKQCAEGISMTVFKKYDIPYDRRYINREIYGAKLYSPSGYELELRYKEASGVILERKVFDKMLAYYAAKAGADVLARTEAVDVIKKGGRVAGIKAKHEDEPVEIYADVIVAADGVESKIARKAGINTYAPPHEFDSSYEYEMLIEGFDPDLIHLWFGNEVAPRGYVWVFPKDEDRANVGIGINSDNPQTAKYYLDKWLKENNIPAKKLLEINVGVVPVGGFVKELAKDNVVVVGDAARQVNPMHGGGMAEAMEAGTIASKWIVKALEEENISLLQNYTKEWWETDGKRLEKVLKVRKVTEKLTDEDLDLFIQVLGSADAEKIASGNYGGVIKALLKHPKVILSPRRIKLLRELL; this is encoded by the coding sequence ATGAAATACGACGTTGTGGTGGTCGGAGCAGGGATAGCCGGGCCAATTGTTGCCAGAAACGTTGCCAAAGCCGGGTTCTCTGTCCTGCTCATTGATAAAAAGCCCGCCATCGGCACGCCCAAGCAGTGTGCCGAAGGAATAAGCATGACCGTGTTCAAAAAGTACGACATCCCCTACGACAGACGATACATCAACCGCGAGATCTACGGTGCCAAGCTCTACTCCCCCAGCGGATACGAGCTTGAGCTCCGCTATAAGGAAGCCAGCGGGGTTATCCTTGAAAGGAAGGTCTTCGACAAGATGCTCGCCTACTACGCGGCAAAGGCTGGGGCAGATGTTCTCGCCAGAACCGAGGCGGTGGATGTTATCAAGAAGGGCGGCAGAGTGGCTGGAATAAAGGCCAAGCACGAGGACGAGCCGGTTGAGATTTATGCGGACGTCATAGTCGCCGCCGACGGCGTCGAGAGCAAGATAGCCAGAAAAGCCGGCATAAACACCTACGCTCCCCCCCACGAGTTCGACTCCTCCTACGAGTACGAGATGCTCATAGAGGGCTTTGACCCGGACTTGATTCACCTATGGTTCGGCAATGAGGTAGCGCCGAGGGGCTACGTCTGGGTCTTCCCGAAGGACGAGGACAGGGCCAACGTCGGCATAGGAATAAACTCAGACAATCCGCAGACCGCCAAGTACTACCTTGACAAGTGGCTGAAGGAGAACAACATACCCGCCAAGAAGCTCCTTGAGATAAACGTCGGTGTCGTCCCGGTTGGAGGCTTCGTGAAGGAGCTCGCCAAGGACAACGTGGTTGTAGTCGGTGACGCCGCCAGACAGGTCAACCCGATGCACGGCGGCGGGATGGCCGAGGCCATGGAGGCTGGAACTATAGCGAGCAAGTGGATAGTGAAGGCTCTCGAAGAGGAGAACATTTCGCTCCTCCAGAACTACACGAAGGAGTGGTGGGAGACCGACGGAAAGAGGCTTGAGAAGGTTCTCAAGGTCAGGAAGGTCACGGAGAAGCTCACCGATGAGGATCTTGACCTCTTCATCCAGGTACTTGGTAGCGCTGACGCGGAGAAAATAGCAAGCGGCAATTACGGGGGGGTCATAAAAGCCCTCCTGAAGCATCCAAAAGTCATCCTGAGCCCCAGGAGGATAAAGCTTCTCAGGGAGTTGCTGTAA
- a CDS encoding RNA ligase partner protein, with the protein MRFVLDTSIFVNPEIRNRFGGSPTEAMRTFLGYAERLFGKVEFYMPPGIYREVMHFVDEEELLPEIELYIIKKPPNVHDIKIPAFVVYELIDDIRRRIDKGLRVAEKAVRESVIETDNVDRIIQKLRRNYRKALREGIVDSKEDFELILLAKELDATIVSADVGVLTWAQKMGIKWIDAANFREVLEGLVEKMGGKNL; encoded by the coding sequence ATGCGGTTCGTCCTTGACACGAGCATTTTCGTTAACCCGGAGATCCGGAACAGGTTCGGCGGCTCCCCCACTGAGGCTATGAGGACTTTTCTGGGTTATGCCGAGAGGCTCTTCGGAAAGGTCGAGTTCTACATGCCCCCGGGCATCTACCGCGAGGTTATGCATTTCGTCGATGAGGAGGAGCTCCTTCCCGAGATCGAGCTGTACATAATCAAAAAGCCCCCGAACGTCCACGACATCAAGATTCCTGCCTTTGTGGTCTACGAGCTTATAGACGACATAAGGCGGCGCATCGACAAAGGTCTTCGCGTGGCCGAGAAGGCAGTTCGCGAGAGCGTTATCGAGACGGACAACGTGGACAGGATAATCCAGAAGCTGCGCAGGAACTACCGGAAGGCCCTGCGGGAGGGGATAGTTGACAGCAAGGAGGACTTTGAGCTCATTCTGCTTGCCAAAGAGCTCGATGCAACTATAGTTTCCGCCGACGTCGGCGTACTCACCTGGGCCCAGAAGATGGGCATCAAGTGGATTGACGCGGCCAACTTCAGGGAAGTTTTAGAAGGACTCGTCGAGAAGATGGGAGGGAAAAATTTATAA
- the surR gene encoding sulfur metabolism transcriptional regulator SurR: protein MSEPDIFYILGNKVRRDLLSHLTCTECYFSFLSSKVSVSSTAVAKHLKIMEREGILKSYEREGPFIGPARKYYNIAISKTYVTTVTPNLFWYRGLDLGDFSFEKAEIDLTRIPIEHESLLGMVNSFLDLQKELEKILQALQAVESRRDRLMKEIKERYLQEIGDMTQLAILHYLLLAGEATIEDLSDRLNLKEREVLVKAQELDRFIPLIIKDGTIKIDEKKLKQKLGGVEYAGENKGRG from the coding sequence ATGAGTGAACCCGACATCTTTTACATACTGGGGAACAAGGTGAGGCGCGACCTGCTCAGCCACCTCACCTGCACCGAGTGCTACTTCAGCTTCCTCAGCAGCAAGGTTAGCGTGTCCTCAACGGCGGTGGCAAAACACCTTAAAATCATGGAGCGCGAAGGGATACTCAAATCCTACGAGAGAGAAGGGCCGTTCATAGGGCCGGCCAGGAAGTACTACAACATAGCGATCTCCAAGACTTACGTCACGACGGTGACGCCGAACCTCTTCTGGTACAGGGGGCTTGACCTCGGGGACTTCTCCTTCGAGAAGGCAGAGATTGACCTGACCCGCATACCCATAGAGCACGAGAGCCTTCTCGGAATGGTAAACTCCTTCCTTGATCTCCAGAAAGAACTCGAAAAGATACTCCAGGCGCTTCAGGCGGTGGAAAGCAGGCGCGACAGGCTTATGAAGGAGATCAAAGAGCGCTATCTCCAGGAGATAGGCGATATGACCCAGCTCGCAATACTCCACTACCTCCTGCTGGCTGGCGAAGCCACTATCGAGGACTTGAGCGACAGGCTTAACCTCAAGGAGCGGGAGGTTCTCGTGAAGGCCCAGGAACTGGACAGATTCATACCGTTAATAATAAAAGACGGAACCATCAAAATCGACGAGAAAAAGCTGAAACAAAAGCTCGGCGGTGTCGAATATGCCGGAGAAAATAAGGGTCGTGGTTAA
- the pdo gene encoding protein disulfide oxidoreductase, which produces MGLISDADKKVIREEFFSKMTNPVKIIGFIGKEHCQYCDQLKQLVQELADLSDKLTYEFHDFDSEEGRKLAEQYKIDRAPAVTITQDGRDMGVRFFGLPAGHEFGAFLEDIVDVSNATTDLMPDSKEELAEIDRDVRILVFVTPTCPYCPLAVRMAHKFAIENAKAGKGRILGDMVEAIEYPEWADQYSVMAVPKIVIQVDGEDKVQFEGAYPEKMFMEKLLAALS; this is translated from the coding sequence ATGGGATTGATTAGCGACGCGGACAAGAAGGTCATCAGGGAGGAGTTCTTCTCCAAGATGACCAACCCGGTTAAGATCATCGGATTTATAGGAAAAGAGCACTGCCAGTACTGCGACCAGCTCAAACAGCTTGTCCAGGAACTCGCGGATCTGAGCGACAAGCTCACCTACGAGTTCCACGACTTCGACAGTGAGGAGGGCAGGAAGCTCGCCGAGCAGTACAAGATCGACCGCGCTCCGGCCGTCACCATAACCCAGGACGGCAGGGACATGGGCGTCAGGTTCTTCGGCCTTCCGGCGGGACACGAGTTCGGGGCGTTCCTGGAGGACATCGTTGACGTCAGCAACGCCACCACCGACCTCATGCCCGACAGCAAGGAGGAGCTTGCCGAAATAGACCGGGACGTCAGGATACTCGTCTTCGTCACCCCGACCTGCCCGTACTGCCCGCTCGCCGTCAGGATGGCCCACAAGTTCGCCATTGAGAACGCCAAGGCCGGCAAGGGCAGGATACTCGGTGACATGGTCGAGGCCATCGAGTATCCGGAATGGGCCGACCAGTACAGCGTCATGGCCGTTCCTAAGATAGTCATCCAGGTGGACGGCGAGGACAAGGTCCAGTTTGAGGGTGCCTACCCGGAGAAGATGTTCATGGAGAAACTCCTCGCGGCCCTCAGCTGA
- a CDS encoding DUF1850 domain-containing protein, giving the protein MRKSFIFLLIVLLIAPAIYPFPAVGVAFNGNECYRPIRNQALLEIHYTHSVSLTKVVDVYRVSGDGIYFTMEMWQEFLAGQPIDFDYRDGDFYVKREDRFLGKHWEYWFIPLNNVTVVMDGIPMFVQPPQEGVLRIEVTAVPGIILTIRRC; this is encoded by the coding sequence TTGAGGAAATCTTTCATTTTTTTATTAATCGTTCTCCTGATCGCGCCGGCCATTTACCCTTTCCCCGCGGTTGGGGTAGCGTTTAATGGGAACGAATGCTACAGGCCCATCCGGAATCAGGCCCTGCTGGAGATTCACTATACCCACAGTGTCTCCCTTACAAAGGTCGTGGACGTTTACAGAGTCTCAGGTGACGGAATATACTTTACGATGGAAATGTGGCAGGAGTTCCTGGCGGGACAGCCTATAGATTTCGACTATAGGGACGGGGACTTTTACGTTAAAAGGGAGGACAGGTTCCTTGGAAAGCACTGGGAATACTGGTTCATACCCCTGAACAACGTCACCGTTGTGATGGATGGAATTCCCATGTTTGTACAGCCCCCGCAGGAGGGCGTTCTTAGAATAGAGGTCACTGCCGTGCCTGGGATCATTTTAACCATTAGGAGGTGTTGA
- the cas2 gene encoding CRISPR-associated endonuclease Cas2, with protein MYIVIVYDVNVKRVNHVKKFLRQHLHWVQNSVFEGEVTRAEFERIRAGLREIIDEDEDSVVIYRLRSRPFREILGTEKNPIEDII; from the coding sequence GTGTACATAGTAATCGTCTACGACGTGAACGTGAAGCGCGTCAATCACGTCAAAAAGTTCCTGCGCCAGCACCTCCACTGGGTGCAGAACAGCGTCTTCGAGGGGGAGGTAACGAGGGCGGAGTTTGAGAGGATAAGAGCCGGGCTGAGGGAGATAATTGATGAGGACGAGGATTCGGTGGTAATCTACCGCCTCCGCTCCCGGCCCTTCAGGGAAATTTTAGGGACGGAAAAGAACCCCATAGAGGATATCATTTAG
- a CDS encoding DUF362 domain-containing protein yields the protein MPEKIRVVVNEDRCYLCGGCAGVCPTLAINVSASRWEFFQEKCISCRICISACPVGALSGEPLGVGE from the coding sequence ATGCCGGAGAAAATAAGGGTCGTGGTTAACGAGGACAGGTGCTACCTCTGCGGCGGCTGTGCTGGGGTCTGCCCCACCCTTGCAATAAACGTAAGCGCCTCAAGGTGGGAGTTCTTCCAGGAAAAGTGCATCTCCTGCAGGATATGCATCAGTGCCTGTCCAGTGGGTGCTCTCAGCGGTGAACCCCTGGGGGTGGGAGAGTGA
- the topA gene encoding DNA topoisomerase I translates to MVTLIIAEKPNVARKIAYALAEGKPVRKSIGKVPYYEFTRDGKRIIVAPAVGHLFSLAPKTKTYGYPVFDIEWVPVYVAEKGKSYAKDYIKALATLAKRADEFVIACDYDTEGEVIGYTALKYACGVDPAKAKRMKFSALTKKDLLRAWYNLEPTINFGMADAGIARHVLDWYWGVNLSRALTSAIKRASGKWMVLSTGRVQGPTLKFLVDREKEIQNFKPTPYWVIKMLLEKNGQQYTAVYEKERVLDEEEAKRIVEEAKKGPAFVEKVEVRQQKRNPPVPFDLGTLQREAYSAFGYSPKKTLEIAQKLYERALCSYPRTSSQKLPKNLNFRSILQNLAKLQEYKPFAHELLGKERLKPVEGKKDDPAHPAIYPTGELPKPGELTKDEANLYDLIVRRFLALFMEPAVREIMKVVINSNSHRFILGGARTVKEGWLKVYGKYVKFDEVVLPHFREGEPVKVIQIKREKKKTKPPARYSPAAVIKKMEDLGIGTKATRAQILETLYSRGYIEGKRKIKVTPLGMRVVEALEKNVPDIVSVELTRAFEEKMEDIMAGKADREGVIEESKDQLIKILKVFKERELDIGRMLMETTGTGATTSKTAARKAGVVKELSEEEEKEVKKSVDGEKGRKGPLIIGKCPKCGGDLVVRYNRKTGKRFVGCSSWPKCNVTYPLLQRGEIISTDKTCCGGAPVVKIREKGREYEICVDMNCRDWKKGKR, encoded by the coding sequence ATGGTCACGCTCATCATTGCCGAGAAGCCCAACGTAGCCAGGAAGATAGCCTACGCCTTGGCAGAAGGCAAGCCGGTAAGAAAGAGCATAGGTAAGGTTCCCTACTACGAGTTCACCCGCGACGGGAAGAGGATAATCGTCGCTCCCGCCGTCGGCCACCTCTTCTCGCTCGCACCGAAGACCAAGACCTATGGTTACCCCGTCTTTGACATAGAGTGGGTGCCGGTTTACGTGGCCGAGAAAGGGAAGAGCTACGCGAAGGACTACATCAAGGCTTTAGCTACACTTGCAAAGCGTGCCGATGAGTTTGTAATAGCGTGTGACTACGACACCGAGGGAGAGGTCATAGGCTACACTGCACTCAAGTACGCCTGCGGGGTCGACCCGGCAAAGGCAAAGCGAATGAAGTTCTCCGCACTCACCAAAAAAGACCTCCTCAGGGCCTGGTACAACCTTGAGCCGACGATAAACTTCGGGATGGCGGACGCTGGGATAGCGCGCCACGTCCTCGACTGGTACTGGGGTGTAAACCTTTCGAGGGCTTTAACTTCTGCAATAAAACGCGCCAGCGGCAAGTGGATGGTTCTGAGCACGGGTCGCGTTCAGGGGCCGACCCTCAAGTTCCTCGTTGACCGGGAAAAGGAGATCCAGAACTTCAAGCCGACACCATACTGGGTCATAAAGATGCTCCTGGAGAAGAATGGCCAGCAGTACACGGCGGTCTATGAGAAGGAGCGGGTACTCGACGAGGAGGAGGCCAAGAGGATAGTCGAGGAGGCAAAGAAGGGGCCGGCCTTCGTCGAGAAGGTCGAGGTCAGACAGCAGAAGCGGAATCCACCGGTTCCCTTCGACCTCGGAACCCTGCAGAGGGAAGCCTACTCCGCCTTTGGATACTCGCCTAAGAAGACGCTGGAGATTGCGCAGAAGCTGTATGAGCGAGCTTTATGCTCATACCCCCGTACCTCGTCGCAGAAGCTCCCCAAAAACCTCAACTTCCGCTCCATTCTCCAGAACCTTGCCAAGCTGCAGGAGTACAAGCCCTTCGCCCATGAGCTCCTCGGAAAGGAGAGGCTCAAGCCCGTCGAGGGCAAGAAGGATGACCCCGCTCATCCGGCAATCTACCCGACGGGTGAACTGCCCAAGCCCGGCGAGCTTACCAAGGACGAGGCCAACCTCTACGACCTCATTGTCAGGCGCTTCCTTGCGCTCTTCATGGAGCCGGCCGTCAGGGAGATAATGAAGGTTGTAATAAACTCCAACTCCCACCGCTTCATCCTGGGCGGGGCGAGAACCGTCAAAGAGGGCTGGCTGAAGGTCTACGGCAAGTACGTCAAGTTCGACGAGGTTGTCCTTCCACACTTTAGGGAGGGCGAGCCTGTAAAGGTCATCCAGATAAAGCGCGAGAAGAAGAAGACGAAGCCCCCGGCTCGCTACTCCCCCGCGGCAGTCATCAAAAAGATGGAGGACCTCGGGATAGGCACCAAAGCCACGCGCGCCCAAATCCTTGAGACCCTCTACAGCAGGGGCTACATCGAGGGCAAGAGGAAGATAAAGGTCACTCCCCTCGGGATGCGCGTCGTTGAAGCTCTGGAGAAGAACGTGCCCGATATAGTGAGCGTGGAGCTTACGAGGGCCTTTGAGGAGAAGATGGAGGACATCATGGCCGGAAAGGCCGACAGGGAAGGTGTAATCGAGGAGAGCAAGGATCAGCTCATCAAAATCCTGAAGGTCTTCAAGGAGAGGGAGCTCGACATTGGGAGGATGCTCATGGAGACTACCGGAACTGGGGCAACTACCTCAAAAACGGCCGCCAGAAAGGCCGGCGTGGTGAAGGAGCTCAGCGAGGAAGAGGAGAAAGAGGTTAAAAAGTCGGTAGATGGAGAGAAGGGAAGAAAAGGCCCGCTCATCATAGGCAAATGCCCTAAGTGCGGCGGCGACCTCGTGGTGAGATACAACAGGAAGACCGGCAAGCGCTTCGTCGGCTGCTCCAGCTGGCCGAAGTGCAACGTCACCTACCCGCTCCTCCAGCGCGGCGAGATAATCTCCACGGACAAGACCTGCTGCGGCGGCGCTCCGGTGGTCAAAATACGTGAAAAGGGCCGCGAGTACGAGATATGCGTTGACATGAACTGCAGGGACTGGAAGAAGGGTAAGAGATGA
- a CDS encoding cupin domain-containing protein has translation MSELPKVENLKGMVNYQEGSIVSRTLLDKKTGSVTLFAFDKGQRLSEHTAPFDAMVYVLEGEAEIKISGKPYRLGEGEMIIMPANEPHAVSAPEKFKMLLVMIKSE, from the coding sequence ATGTCCGAACTGCCCAAAGTTGAAAACCTGAAGGGCATGGTCAACTACCAGGAAGGCTCTATAGTGAGCAGAACTCTGCTGGATAAGAAGACAGGGAGCGTAACCCTGTTCGCGTTTGACAAGGGGCAGAGACTGAGCGAACATACGGCGCCCTTTGATGCCATGGTCTACGTCCTTGAAGGAGAGGCAGAGATAAAGATATCCGGAAAGCCCTACAGGCTAGGGGAGGGGGAAATGATAATCATGCCGGCCAACGAACCCCATGCCGTCAGCGCTCCCGAGAAATTTAAGATGCTCCTGGTGATGATAAAGTCGGAGTGA
- a CDS encoding TAXI family TRAP transporter solute-binding subunit: protein MRKWTAVGLTFVLFLAVIAAGCTQTGGGETTTQGLNLEKTDDGKYIITIYTGSGPGSVYFALGSMYAKVINKKSDMIYAKAVTSGASVANCLAVGKGEAQAAIAQNDVTYYAWNGIYQFEKSGPIKDLRAIGTLYPEPVQIVVRADSDIKTIYDLKGKKVVVGAAGSGVAATAERVLKAAGIWDQIEPVYQTFEEAAQSLVLGQVDAEFTVIAYPAPAINQIAVKVPVRILSVPDEVVQKLHDQGYPFYVKVTIPKGTYNGMDEDAQTIAVKATLIVHKDLPDDLVYEMTKILYTSIDDLATAHTVAKQIDINKAFEGLMVPLHPGAIKYYEEQGITVPESVKP from the coding sequence ATGAGGAAATGGACAGCAGTTGGTTTGACCTTTGTTTTGTTTTTGGCCGTGATAGCGGCCGGCTGTACTCAGACCGGCGGTGGAGAAACAACGACCCAGGGCCTGAACCTGGAGAAGACCGACGATGGAAAGTACATCATAACCATTTACACAGGTTCCGGACCGGGTAGCGTCTATTTCGCACTGGGTTCGATGTATGCAAAGGTAATAAACAAGAAGAGTGACATGATCTATGCCAAGGCAGTTACCAGCGGTGCCAGCGTTGCCAACTGTCTCGCCGTTGGCAAGGGTGAGGCCCAGGCGGCGATAGCCCAGAACGACGTTACCTATTATGCATGGAACGGCATATACCAGTTTGAAAAGAGCGGGCCCATCAAAGATCTCCGTGCAATAGGAACACTCTACCCCGAGCCCGTCCAGATCGTTGTGAGGGCCGACAGCGACATTAAGACCATCTACGACCTCAAAGGTAAGAAGGTCGTCGTTGGTGCCGCTGGAAGCGGTGTCGCTGCCACCGCTGAGAGGGTTCTCAAAGCTGCTGGAATCTGGGATCAGATCGAGCCCGTTTATCAGACCTTTGAAGAAGCCGCCCAGAGCCTTGTTCTCGGCCAGGTTGATGCGGAGTTTACAGTTATAGCCTACCCAGCTCCAGCAATCAACCAGATAGCCGTCAAGGTCCCGGTCAGGATACTTTCAGTCCCCGATGAAGTCGTTCAAAAACTCCACGACCAGGGCTATCCGTTCTACGTCAAGGTGACCATACCTAAGGGAACCTACAACGGAATGGATGAAGACGCCCAGACAATAGCCGTTAAGGCCACCCTTATCGTCCACAAAGACCTTCCCGATGACCTCGTCTACGAAATGACCAAGATTCTCTACACCAGCATCGATGACCTTGCCACCGCCCACACGGTGGCGAAGCAGATTGACATCAACAAGGCTTTTGAAGGCCTTATGGTCCCGCTCCACCCGGGAGCTATTAAGTACTACGAAGAGCAGGGAATAACAGTCCCTGAAAGCGTCAAGCCCTGA